TGGCTCGGGTGGATACAGCTTTTGCCGAGGAAGCCGAGCGCACGGGCCAATTCGGCCTCGGCGCGGAATCCTTCGGTATCCTTGATATTGGCGAAAGCCGAATCGTACGCGAATACGCCAGCTTCGCCCGCGGCGAGCCGCAGGCTGAACATGGCTTGCTGCACGGCTGCCGGATCGCGCCGCGCGATGCCGAGCGGCTCGAACAAGTCGCCAAGACCCAGTTGCAGTCCCGCCACGCGCGCATGGGCGGCCGCGAGCGTTGCGGCCTCGCGCAGCGCGCGCGGCGACTCGACGTTGAGCAGCAGCCTCACGGGGCGGCTCACGCCGTTGCTGCGTTCCGCGCGCTCGATCGCGGCGGCGGCGGCGCGCACGTCGTCGGCGGATTCGGGTTTCGGCAGATTCACGTAATCGAGACCGGGCTGAACCACGGCGGCGATATCATCGGCGAACCACGGTGTGTCGAGCGCGTTCACGCGTACGATCAGCACCTTGCCGCGTTCGCGCACGGCAGGCGAAACGAGCAGGGCTCGCAGCGCCTCGCGTGCTTCGGGTTTACGCGCAGGCGCAACCG
This genomic window from Paraburkholderia acidiphila contains:
- a CDS encoding HpcH/HpaI aldolase/citrate lyase family protein, with amino-acid sequence MRSKLFVPASRPELFEKALASAADALSFDLEDSVAPARKPEAREALRALLVSPAVRERGKVLIVRVNALDTPWFADDIAAVVQPGLDYVNLPKPESADDVRAAAAAIERAERSNGVSRPVRLLLNVESPRALREAATLAAAHARVAGLQLGLGDLFEPLGIARRDPAAVQQAMFSLRLAAGEAGVFAYDSAFANIKDTEGFRAEAELARALGFLGKSCIHPSQIALANDVFRPSDEEIAHALRVVEAARNAERDGVGAYVVDGKMIDAPFVERARALVQRAERLGLVACATSSEVRQ